The genomic window taacatattcgcctattacaaaatattaaaaaaatacttactttcCTTGCTTTTTTGTTGAACATGCTAAAAtatattcttgttaaatgaaattttataagattttgcaataggagaacatgttatttcacaaaaaaaaaaaaattatgttagtgCCACTTTCCTACTtacagtggtggatttacactaggggcagtcggggctagtgcccagggcggcaaattttctagggcggcaaaatttggaatgtgagaaaatattttctatacaatatataattaactaattcttttaaataaacattttatttttcaagaaatataatttatgcattatgtatcaaatcaaaattttgtatattataatatgggaaatttaagtgaaaactattaaaatagtttaattaatttatttccataaaggtttgcaaaaataaaatttgatatttttattttctggaattgataaattaatatactttttttgaagaattaaaaatattttctaattatgtatgtctttttgataacagaaactttaattgatcaatgaattttcctaaaattggagaattatcaaataatactaattaattttaatttaaaagaacagtaataaataatatgtaatacataataaattttctgcaattaattagttattctattttttaaaaaataagatatcaaaactattaaaataaaatttcagtcatagggcggcattttctaaagtgccccagagcggcagaaatttaaatccggccctgccTACTTAcgtcataaatcactcttctgccaggtggtgggaattaaaataacataaaatacacCTCGTTCTCTTTTACTTATTTGTCGCTTTTggttatcataaaaattttctaaaaaaatgattttctcgcGACATAATTacttacttaattaaaaattaatcggcACAATGTTAGATACGAACCAAGGTACTCTGTAATAGAAGGCGACTGGGCTAGCCATTGCTCCACCTTTGACATATAATATTtctcaataatgtaatatacataccttttactcatcttttttgaatgaaaaatgattcttccaaaacaattttaaatgtaaaaacttaaCACCTTCTaggaattaattttgtaaggatttggaaaaaaaaatattgttttccccagaatttttatttatcataatagtTACTCAAtggaacattataaaaaaaattattaggtttcgaattatttattattttttgtaatcaatataaccaaaattttcaacatccATGAACATTTTAATACCAAACTACaacagaaaaattagaaaaaattgcaaCAATGAAGCTTTATTCATTTTTGAGAAAGCACTAACCTCTGATGCATGTTGTtggaaacataattttaattttctagccAATTCACAAACATCTCCTTCTTCTACTTTCTCGactgaaatttagaaaaaaaatttaagaaataaaaattttcatatagaacaattttaatataatttaccaGCCCTTTCACATCGGTCCGTCAATTTTCGGAAATTATCTAAAGTCTTATCTTCACGTAAATATTTAGGTAACATATCGTAAATAccatctttattatatttatgatctTCGTTAATCtggaaaacatttttcaaattaagaaaattcATTCAACGATACAAGAACGCTACCAGCTTGTTGGTCCCGATTTAGGATGGTGGGcaggaaaaatttatagaagtaaaatatataaaaaaaaattttttttaattgaaaacattaaattcGAGGGATTTGCGACGGCAAAAAATGATGTGGAACGCCACAgacttacaaaattttgatgtaaagATATATTTACGTGATTGTTTCATACGTATCTGTAATCTGATCGtggtcaaatttttaatttggaatCTTACTTAAGAGGTTCGTAAAGCAATGATTGTGGTTTTTTCATAAATCACTgccaaatttttaacattttgatagAAATTTATGGTTTTATCTCGGAAATCAGAATACAAATTTCTATATGTCAATTAAACAATGATCAAATAAAACTGAATAAGAAAGTACTGGGTCTGTCGTACAAGGTCATAGCCGTCACGACTTACTACACCATGTTACAAAAtagtaattgaaataattgtagcGATTCAAGGGCGTCCCCAGTCTATTAGCCTGTagagtatataaatttttttaaattggttcaaCTGgtatttggttaattttttcttctttctatCCTGAGTCTTTAGTTttgtttctagttttttttttattattttaaacaaaaataacttaCGATTCCATATTCAATAAATTCACACGCAATCATACATTTCCCAGTTTCCGTTTCAGGAATTTTTCCTTCGTCCAAAGCTTCCAAATCatctgaaaattaaaatgtttttttttgactaaatttgttgattaatataaaaattgatcacACCATAAGTCGCGCCAGATTCTTCTTCGCATTTGTCTCGTACTTCTTCGACTCTTGTTGCTAAATATTTAAAGTAGGCTTCGATATCCTAAAACAATTTTCAGtacaaatttcttcaaaatttcagtaggaaaaaattcgacttttttttacCTGTTCTGGTGGTGCAGcttgaattaattcaaaaaagcaaaaactcaaaattaaagATAGCTTCAAATAATTTCTCATAATTACAGCAATTAATATTTCgatgttttattcaaataaataaaaattaatgaataaatatttcacaaaggCTGGtgaagtaaaaatttgttggagaaaaatttttttataaaaaactaaaaaagttaatGATTACAACattattctattaatattaatattttattgacaaaaaattacatgtaaactaaaaaaaatgatggAATTATGATTGAAGTTCGAAGAGTTATTTATCTATTTGCGTATAGTTTTCATACAGAGGTGGACTTAATACAATTGGACTGTTgaataaaagtaaaagtaaatttttatattttattttaattctttaatataaataatcatgATATTTGCcacgaaaactttttttaaagttatgtataattaaatattagctAATTGGGTTTGTTCTTTATTTTCCAATCCGTTGAATAGTTATatgttattagtttttaaaaatcttaataatttttgggaaaaaagtttttcttgtttattcataaatatttaataataaaaaaattgataaaatttaaacgaATAAATAGCCCCACTTTGCGTCACGGTGGATATCCCATTCGAAACTAACTAATAATAACGATggttatatataatgtataagtaATAACAATATGCACAATGACGGCAGACCAAGCACATCATGTTTCGCATGTTAACAAAaatcatttgttaaaattaaatcttatttaggtattttatgtatatcaaaaaatttatttaattaatattatgtgcaaaatcaatttcatgaaaataccCAAATAATTCATAGTTCAAAAACGTTTTTGGACACGTACTATGCTTGTTTCGTAGTAAATTTGTATACCccgtatatatgtaatatatatcaaaatacttATACTAAGATTAgctccaagtttgtaacgcttaaaaatattgatgctacgaaaaaaatttcggtGGATGAAcggtttgtttgaaaggtaatttaatcgagaaTGTTTATAGGTATGTTCAATTGCGAGTTTAAAGCTCCTTACCCGAAACAACTAGTTAAGAGGCGATGATCTTTAAACGGctgaaaagatttttttcaaacatagctaagaacactctaaatcaaattacctttcaaacaaacaaaaataaaaatcggttcatccgtttaagagctacgattCCACAAACGGACCATTCAGACCTGATTTCATGTCGGGagtatctttaaatttttaatttaatattatcttatCATACATTTTTCTGGTCAATTTCCTAGTTTTAATAGACATCCCTTAGTTTTTAAGAGTGCGGGATTAATGAAACTCTACCGAGACGAAATgattgttgtatgttttttaattatatgcatttaaaaattgtttttgttttttttgatataCAGTTTTATTTCGTGTATtgcgatatttattttttattttaataactgcgaataaaaatagttttaataacattttttttttcttcaaatatggAGATCCCATTTCGTTAAAGTAAATATACTTAGTAGTTTTAAGtttctggaataatttttttaagccacATCTGAAAATGACATTGAATAATGTGATGTTATCATAATTTCCGTGCATTTCACTACATTATGTCAATTGCAAATTATATATCtttcaataattcataattgtaaataatttaaagtttatttcaaaatgtatgtccattaaaaatattaatatctagTAGGTAACTATCTAGAAATGTTAGATATTCATGATGCTAGATGTGTTCAATGCGTGTCATTAAATTGATACCGACAATTTGAGGACATACTTTGAACATATCTAGTGTCTGCTTCAAAAATGCATGTTTTCAGTATATCTTGCCATGATTCTAAAATCTAACAATCATTGACATTACCCCTCTTCGAGAAATCATATTTACGATTTCTCGAAACCCTCCTCCATCTTACGTAAGATTCAATCTCGTTTTGCCGAATAATAAAACGTTGTTAGAAAAGGATCAATTACACTAAAACTCACAGTTTGACGTAAATTAAAGGTTGTTATTATTTAGTACAGAGACTTTAGTTAGCGATgtacataaattatttctaatattaaatttcaacttgtAAAATCTTACGTAAGACTGGGTTTAACTTCAACCCCTCCCAGCACATGAATAgattttttaagacaaaaaaactgaaaactgacgagatataatatttctaactattttagatttaaggtatttccagcatgataTTTGCAGTTACAatgctaaaactatggtaaaactcacttttcgacagagttcaacgaattttttttcacaagaatagggcttactattaaattccaaagtttcagaaattttcgaaaaacacaagataattatttaatgcCTGAGTTCccagttttgaaaatttacgccAAAATAATATCTCGAGAACTAAACGACAtggtgcaattttttttattttaaaaacaacctTTCAACTgtcctactttttttttcaattctgtcgaaattattttttaatatcgtaaaaaatagctggaaggacagtgagttttacatgctttgactCTCGAAATCATGAACTTCTGCAACTTCGGGATTTCACAGCTAATTTATTCTGAGTGTTAGCTGAAGTGCTTGATATTTACAATCATTTATTTTGgggtatataaaaaaagatgaaatttgtAAACTAGTGATTTATTGACTAAAAGTTTTTTCCAAACTTCCATGACCATagataagaaatattataacaGATTGTGTAcctaaaatatgattttgaatgtgatttgaattataattatggATTCtgtttatgttattaaaataggAAGTCGTTCGTTCCATtgtattgttatataaaataaatgtatacctATTTAATAGTTATAATAAACTTCGAATTATATGGtttgtacataaatttataaaatatagtatttatattttgaagttcAAGGCTTTTGAGCAATGCAGAATATCGaatatattcttataatttatagaaaactttctattaatacaaaacattttcccTTTTTGGGCATCGCAATGGTGAAAAATGTGACACTCTACCATATTAAATGAGTTTTTTCTTCACCATTCGTAAGATACTTTTCAATTTAACCATTTGAGTAAAATAACTGATACAATTAACTCAAGGAACTAGTTATTCTTTCAAcgactataaaatattttatattcatgcACGCCATGCATGTTCACGTTGGacatatattttctttacaattgaaataattatcccaattaaaaaatttcaaaataataatggggtttaacctccgtttttctgacatacgccttatcacagaggccacccacatcattatttgttaatctttatttattaaattacattaatttttacaattacatcaATTATCCCAATTAACTTTTCTCTTGACTTGAATCTTGCACTTACACCAGGTTTAtgcaaaattatgattattatttttctgtttttgccATAAGggaaatgattttgtttttaccaGATTTTTCTTAGGGAACCGAACATTATAAAGTTCATCTGCTTGTGATCTCAGGATCTGCTTTTTTactgatgaaaattttaataataagccAAGATTATTGTCTTGTTTAAGAAACAATGGAATATAATCTTTTaaagcaataataattattacataaacttAAGAAGACAAGATActataattttcacaaaaaagttTACATCTCTAGAATTAGTAGACACACAGGGCGGTCCAATAATGCATTGATGAACTTCATGCATTAGTTACTTGCGTAAATTAACCGAGTGAACCTATGTATATAACTTGAGAACGGAAGGAACAATTTCGataattctattattattatttttgttgttgttgttgttgttaattaTTGTCAGGAGATGATTcttttaagacaaaatattaaatgcaataaatggaaACGcgtataaataatgtaatattaccTTATAatgtacttatgtatttatttgcgctaccactatatttatctagaattgtgaacatatatttgaatagtattgaggtagtatttattattattcatgtatcGTGAATAGGTCTTTGTTAGAGCTCCACAGCCGATAAATTTTCCGCTGCggttttcagaccgatagcacTTTCAAGTACGTATTggtcatttaacaaaaagggtgctgtACCGCGGACTATATAACATGGAAAATGTGACCATTACGTAAAAATACCAACCtacttttctttttaactttaaatgaatcaaaaagtctaaaaatctatttctccagcctaaaaattcaattttcgttttttataacaatttttgacaCCTTTTTTGAACCAAACAGTTTCGGAAATTCAATTTAGCCATAGACTACATCGGCTACGGAATGTATAGATGACTCCCAGAGTAATACCTACTCTTCCATAAATACAGCTATTAGGTAATGTGCTGGAACTTAGCAGGgtgattttcgaatttaaaaaaaagaaaagttgtgtTAGAATGTGCTAGAgttgtgctacaatgtgccgtcaagaaaattggaaaattcagaaaaatagagaaatgggggccaaaaattaaatttttcgtcagccgggtgattttgttttttcggaaaaaaaaaatttaataaaattgtgctAGGGTTGTTCTGTAATGTGCCGTCGAGAAAATTGGGAAATTCGCACATACACAACTCTAgcacaacttttatttttttaaattcgaaatcaCCCTGCTAAGTTCTAGCACATTATTAGGTATTAGTTAGGTATGTTTGGCGTATCATCACTTTTATTGCACAAcattaaatatgtatgtatgcatgtatcaATACTAACTAATTcgattatatttcaatttgtatatttataaataagtttatatttaaaaataaaatctgtatTGAAcgtattataaacattttaagatgtaaatatttatttttaaaagcgtccatgaaaacaaaaaacgataATTAAGATGACTTAACAGCAagaagaaacaaatttaaatacaaaattatacaaaacataaaagaatttaaataaataaatatttatttttattaaaacattcattttatttcaatcatCAATAATTGAAAGAAACACATTTTACAATCAGCAATATTTCTAAGTGTACCTATTTAAAGAACTACGAGCTGGATAGCAACTTCCAGTAAGAGGCTTGATTTTgacccataataataatataaaaaaatttaatttaccatgtttttatagtggactaaaaagtataaaataatttttgaaatcctCATGAAGGTTTAAACTTTATacagatttataattttttctaaattgtcCTGAAAATTCATACTTGGCAACTTTTGAGACCTAATAAAATATGTGTAAgattaaaacgaaaaatttcgtCATTTTCGTTTTCATCATCTTTTTCGCCTCCTTTTCGTTTTCTCTCTAGCTCATCGGgaagtttgtttaaaattaattacaaaattccatCCGGGCAGACATACAAGAAAgcgagttaataaaaacatggtaaaatagacatatttaacaataatggTCATATGACAAAGGGATATGATATACaagatatttatataatttacaccCAGATTTGACCGtaggaaaagaaaaaaaactaattaaaagttaagaccttaattaaaaaatttaaaaaaataaaaaaccgggTCAATCGGCTTCATTAAGTGCCTACgtactattttttttgttttttttttaaattttaaatttgcaattttaatgatGTATTATGTGATAACTTAGTTAAAGAAGCGTAGCCAACGAAGTTAGacgaaaaattttccatttttggctcagttttcgaaatatctcagattgaaaatttcgattatatttatttagtctTTGATATTATGAAAACTAAGCCGTAGATATATCAAAGTTTATTATTCCTACATTTCATCTAAATTCATAATTACTCCAAGCGtcttagggtttcaccttggaatctaacggaataagcagAATTTTTGtgcaaacctttattttgatagtacaaatgttgtctcaaaagtcacatatgattACCCGTGCGCGTCCTtaaatattcaaggtcaaaggtcgcgaaaataagttttttgtgaatatctcgtttcttttgccttcaatcgtattaacatttattgaCTACAAATATGAAGTCAAATTAGCACTAGGTCAAATTTTTAAGCTAATTAAATTACTCATGTATCTAGATTGATTGAATGGCTCTTAGTTCATAGTAATAGATAGTTTAATTATCCTAAAATTGACCTTTAAacctgtaaaaattaattatatttattaaaccgTCGCCGTGTCATTCATAAAGGTATTACAGTTAAATTGTAACAGACAAACTCAAATGGTTACAAAAATTAGGGTAGTTGTTacttattgaaattgaaaatctttttatttgaaagctggtgcttcccatgtggtcccatttcaatttgatccagttctgacaatggcatccatgagtaaaccatattaaaaaaaaacatattattcccCAAACCTGTGGCGTCGCCTTCTAAGTTTTTTATAGGGCACATTTTTACAActacaacttttattctatctctaacggtttacaagatgggtcctacgggcccaagatcCAGTTGACTTATGGTACTCATTTACGgcttcgacctcactttttacgtcctgagcacgctattaaaatttgagcttgatatctttgctcgttttttagttatcgtgttgacggacagacaaccaaaaattcactaattaggtgattttatgaactcctataccaaaattttgttcgtagcatcaatatttttaggcgttacaaacttgggactaaacttagtataccttgatatatttcatatatacatggtataaaaaataaccagAGCTTTTGAAAAAGACGCTATGAAAGTTTTCGTaaaggaaaataattattacccaCAACATTGGTATCAGGTCGAATAAAATCCTAAAAGTCTAGAAATGATTGAATGGAGTTCATTTATAGTAATTCGCTTTTGTTCATGAATCAAAAACATTTGAATGATCCtatcaaatcaataaaaaaacacattattatttttcaaatgaatataaacaattacatttaaaaacgaaattaaatagattttattatttattatattaagtaataaaaattataataataaatttataagtacTTTAAATACGCTGCCTATTTGAGGTcttttattataagaatattaacATAGTATTATAATGTACAGCATGAAAGCGAAATAATATACCAAACTTTTTTGTAATGCATCACTGGTTAtatgtattcgcaccgtgcatgagtttttttgaaggcatttccatggtaacgatacactactttaattatagaattgtatggatgcatatatttattcgtatggattgcatttatgacttacattcaaaatttaatattattgtctcacaaatttaaaaaaataattgtgatcatttacatttgaaaaataatatttgtgcaatttgatttcatattttcacaatttttaatgcattaagtttaattaattagtatttttcaatgattttaatttgacattttctataacattaacatagaactgcaaattagtcataacagcgttctttaacgccaaaaatttcactggaagcgctggcatcgattctattgtccctaccatgactacgcacacaacgaatatgtatacaatttggaCAATAAGGAGACACACTAGTGACTAGGTGTTCCGTTTTAAACAATCCAGCTTAAAACTGAAAACCACTTGTTTGTGGATAAACTTACCAcaataaaagttgttataaTCAAAGGGATCATCATCTCTTAAATGTCTTACAGTTGATCttgattattgtaaatatttgagccgatctagattttaatgggtgcTGATTATTGAagttgctatgtaaactactggactttatcttattttcggtttttatttaacgcagtcgggtttttttattttaccaaaattcaattttaaattggtACATTCAGATATTCTATTTGGCTAATTTAGGCGTATCATTGGGCAGAGAATATTGTAACTTTGGATTTGGGAATGGTATAAATCAGAAACCATTAGCCGTAGACGGTTGAAATTTTGAAGGCTTTTGTAATATATTCCTAGTGATGCACTGACTCTGCATACATTGATCTCTTTTAGGCAAAATGtcgaaaattattgatttccagattttgtacatttttttatatttcattacttGACAAGGTTTGGTATATTCTTTCCCTTCTTCTctgtatatagtatatattctaataaatatattgctTGAAGTATAAGTGCATTTATTAATGCACAGCGTACTGGAAAAGGTCAGTGCCTTCTAGTAGATGGATGCACTGACGGAACAGAATATTATAACACAAGtctaacaatttataaaattattatttctgtgtaataataataataatattataaaggtTTTAAATGTTCAGTTTTACTTTAGTAGTGTTTTAAAggtgttttcattttaatttaggtAATTCGAAATTGTTTTAGGTGCGATGTGGAATTATCAAACTTCCTTAAGTTTGATatacaaatcaaataaaaattaactttgtaaTTTCTTTCATGAGCTTATAAAGTAGTGATTGTTATAAGGTGCAACAATTAGAAgttttaagtgattttaaatCGAATTAGTTCTTGCATTGAtagtttgttaaatattaaaacaattagaaTTTTCATGAGATTTTAAAGCCAATAGTAGTTCTTGGTAttgttttttgtgtaaaaaaa from Chrysoperla carnea chromosome 2, inChrCarn1.1, whole genome shotgun sequence includes these protein-coding regions:
- the LOC123293669 gene encoding general odorant-binding protein 19d; the protein is MRNYLKLSLILSFCFFELIQAAPPEQDIEAYFKYLATRVEEVRDKCEEESGATYDDLEALDEGKIPETETGKCMIACEFIEYGIINEDHKYNKDGIYDMLPKYLREDKTLDNFRKLTDRCERAVEKVEEGDVCELARKLKLCFQQHASEFGIKMFMDVENFGYIDYKK